In Dama dama isolate Ldn47 chromosome 20, ASM3311817v1, whole genome shotgun sequence, a single window of DNA contains:
- the LOC133040088 gene encoding T-cell surface glycoprotein CD1b-1 — protein MLLLPLLLLAVIVPGGDNEDAFQGPTSFHVIQISTFANSTWAQNLGSGWLDDLQIHGWDSDSGTAIFLKPWSKGNFSDEEVAELEELFRVYLIGFIREVQDHVSEFQLEYPFVIQGIAGCELHTGKATRSFLQGALGGLDFVSIKNDSCAPAPEGGSKAQRFCALIIQYQAICDTVAKLLLETCPRYLLSVLDAGKAELQRQVKPEAWLSSGPPPRPGHLRLVCHVSGFYPKPMRVMWMRGEQEQPGTQQGDVMPNADWTWYLRVTLDVAAGEAAGLSCRVRHSSLGDQDIILYWGHSTSIGLILVVVMVVIILLICLALWFWRRWSYQTIL, from the exons ATGCTGCTTCTGCCACTTCTGTTGCTAGCAGTTATTGTCCCAGGTGGTGACAATGAGGATG CATTCCAGGGGCCAACCTCCTTCCATGTCATCCAGATTTCGACATTTGCCAACAGCACTTGGGCTCAAAATCTAGGCTCAGGCTGGTTGGACGATTTGCAGATTCATGGCTGGGACAGTGACTCAGGCACTGCCATTTTCCTGAAGCCCTGGTCGAAGGGCAACTTCAGTGATGAGGAGGTGGCCGAGCTGGAGGAACTATTCCGAGTCTACCTCATTGGATTTATTCGAGAAGTGCAGGACCATGTCAGTGAATTCCAGTTGGAAT ACCCCTTTGTGATCCAGGGCATAGCAGGCTGTGAGCTGCATACTGGGAAGGCCACAAGAAGCTTCTTGCAGGGAGCTTTAGGAGGCCTGGATTTCGTGAGCATCAAGAATGATTCATGTGCGCCTGCCCCAGAGGGCGGCAGCAAGGCCCAGCGTTTCTGTGCACTCATCATTCAGTACCAAGCCATCTGTGATACTGTAGCCAAGCTCCTCTTAGAAACCTGCCCTCGGTATCTCCTGAGTGTCCTTGATGCAGGGAAAGCAGAACTGCAGAGGCAAG TGAAGCCGGaggcctggctgtccagtggcccCCCTCCCCGGCCTGGCCACCTGCGGCTGGTCTGCCACGTCTCAGGATTCTACCCAAAACCCATGCGGGTGATGTGGATGAGGGGCGAGCAGGAGCAGCCTGGCACTCAGCAAGGGGACGTCATGCCCAACGCAGACTGGACGTGGTATCTCCGGGTAACCCTGGATGTGGCAGCTGGGGAGGCGGCTGGCCTGAGCTGCCGAGTGAGGCACAGCAGCCTGGGAGACCAGGACATCATCCTGTACTGGG GACACTCCACCTCCATTGGCTTGATACTTGTGGTAGTAATGGTGGTAATCATCCTTTTGATATGTCTTGCATTGTGGTTTTGGAGGCGCTG GTCATATCAGACTATCTTGTga